The Thermocrinis ruber genome has a window encoding:
- a CDS encoding hemolysin family protein, with translation MFLFLLFLSGFFSSSEVVFFGTNRFLLRKYSQRRFYSLVNRLLAKPKEILVSILIGNEIVNVLISAYGTKLFISHFGEKGATISAPILSMLIFLFGEVIPKNIVFPFATVLSFIYALPFYIVHTLLTPIRFLFKKLVDAFMPLDEGKKKPEEVFWEVFDLGYGRGFFGEEEKKMVEKALSIRETTVKEIMTPRPDLFILDEDSKVGEVYPEILKRKHSKIPLYSKEPDNITGVLFVKDIVPFSENAQRSLKEFKRDILIVPEVMSLKNLLMEMRRSNSQIAVVVDEHGQLTGLITLGNILKFLFESFPESWEEDVLQVGKNVYKTYGWVPVESLSKRLGFELPEDYEYDTIGGFAMKHLSKVPEEGDEFEYGGYKFVIDKMEGNRIISLLVVALQEQEV, from the coding sequence TTGTTTCTTTTCCTTTTGTTCCTTTCGGGCTTTTTTAGCTCCTCGGAGGTAGTTTTCTTTGGCACCAACAGATTTTTACTAAGAAAATACTCCCAAAGAAGGTTTTATAGCTTAGTTAATAGGCTGTTGGCAAAGCCAAAGGAGATTTTAGTTTCTATCCTTATTGGCAACGAGATCGTCAATGTTCTGATCTCCGCCTATGGCACCAAGCTTTTTATTTCCCACTTTGGGGAAAAGGGTGCCACGATATCTGCCCCTATTCTAAGCATGCTGATCTTTCTCTTTGGAGAGGTTATTCCTAAAAATATAGTCTTCCCCTTTGCCACTGTTCTATCCTTCATCTACGCACTGCCTTTTTATATTGTCCATACTCTTCTCACACCCATCAGGTTTTTGTTCAAAAAATTGGTGGACGCTTTCATGCCATTGGATGAAGGGAAGAAAAAACCTGAGGAGGTTTTTTGGGAGGTTTTTGATCTTGGCTACGGCAGGGGCTTCTTTGGCGAGGAGGAAAAAAAGATGGTAGAGAAGGCCCTTTCAATAAGGGAAACAACGGTCAAAGAGATAATGACACCAAGACCAGACCTGTTTATATTGGACGAGGACAGCAAAGTGGGAGAAGTATATCCGGAAATTTTAAAGAGGAAGCACAGCAAGATACCTCTCTATTCAAAGGAACCCGATAACATAACAGGTGTGCTCTTTGTAAAAGACATAGTGCCCTTTAGCGAAAATGCCCAAAGGTCTTTGAAAGAATTTAAAAGAGATATTCTGATTGTTCCAGAGGTAATGTCTCTGAAAAACCTGCTAATGGAGATGCGAAGGAGCAATTCCCAGATAGCGGTGGTGGTGGATGAACATGGTCAATTAACTGGTCTTATAACCCTTGGAAACATCCTTAAGTTTCTTTTTGAGAGCTTTCCTGAAAGCTGGGAGGAGGATGTTCTACAGGTGGGAAAGAACGTTTACAAAACCTACGGTTGGGTACCTGTGGAAAGCCTTTCAAAAAGGCTTGGCTTTGAACTGCCCGAGGACTACGAATACGATACCATAGGAGGCTTTGCTATGAAGCATCTATCCAAGGTGCCCGAGGAAGGAGATGAGTTTGAGTATGGTGGATACAAGTTTGTTATTGATAAAATGGAGGGGAACAGAATAATAAGCCTTTTGGTGGTTGCTTTACAGGAGCAGGAAGTTTAA
- a CDS encoding thioredoxin family protein encodes MKKVKVISATNCNNCELLYSVVSTLIKSKNIPAEVEKVVDVRELAKLGVMTTPVLVVDGKVKHAGAPIPAPQVVEKLITED; translated from the coding sequence ATGAAGAAGGTCAAAGTTATAAGCGCCACCAATTGCAACAACTGTGAGCTACTCTACAGTGTGGTCAGCACCCTAATAAAGTCAAAGAACATTCCCGCAGAGGTTGAAAAGGTGGTGGATGTTAGGGAACTGGCTAAGCTTGGGGTTATGACCACGCCAGTGCTTGTGGTGGATGGAAAGGTAAAACACGCCGGTGCACCCATTCCTGCACCGCAGGTGGTGGAAAAACTGATAACGGAAGACTGA
- a CDS encoding ArsR/SmtB family transcription factor — protein MQTGTKVTELVKFFFALSEPIRLEIVRALLSAKELCVCQITQAFGLSQPNVSFHMRVLREADLVLWERRGRWVYYRLNLENPMLRAVLPFIEEGMEVSKIQTTACEVEP, from the coding sequence ATGCAAACTGGAACCAAAGTAACAGAACTCGTTAAGTTTTTCTTTGCACTTTCTGAACCTATCAGGCTTGAGATCGTTAGGGCTCTGTTGTCTGCCAAAGAGCTGTGCGTCTGTCAGATTACTCAAGCCTTCGGGCTCTCTCAACCGAATGTTTCCTTTCATATGAGGGTACTAAGGGAAGCGGATTTGGTGCTTTGGGAGAGGAGGGGAAGGTGGGTCTATTACAGGTTAAACCTTGAAAATCCTATGCTTAGGGCGGTTTTGCCCTTTATTGAAGAAGGTATGGAAGTTTCAAAAATTCAAACAACAGCCTGTGAGGTAGAGCCATGA
- a CDS encoding permease, with product MFELYDAFAHYVVGNLLGLSPNQKLYGVFHFFIYDTLKIFTLLALIIFVISFIRSYFPLEKTRRILSKQKALAIPLSAVLGIFTPFCSCSAVPMFIDFVEAGIPLGAAFAFLVASPMVNEVALGLLFASFGYKVALAYVVFGVSVAIFSGFIIERLNPRHLIEDYVFELKFGEVQEKEISFKDRINFALGNLKEILKKVSPYIIVAIGVGSFIHNYVPEETVRELMKSAGFLSVPVAVLVGVPLYSNSAGILPAIQALIEKGVPIGTALSFMMATTALSVPEFVILKQIMKPKLILMFAGIVSISIVIAGYLFNLLFGR from the coding sequence ATGTTTGAATTATACGACGCCTTTGCCCATTATGTGGTTGGCAATCTCTTGGGCTTGAGCCCAAATCAAAAGCTTTACGGTGTTTTTCACTTTTTCATATACGATACACTAAAGATCTTTACACTGCTCGCCCTGATCATCTTTGTTATCTCCTTTATCAGAAGCTACTTTCCCTTGGAGAAGACAAGGAGAATACTTTCTAAGCAAAAAGCTCTGGCTATTCCTCTTTCTGCGGTGCTTGGCATATTTACGCCCTTTTGTTCCTGTTCTGCGGTGCCCATGTTTATTGACTTTGTGGAGGCGGGCATTCCTCTGGGTGCAGCCTTTGCCTTTTTGGTGGCTTCTCCCATGGTCAATGAGGTAGCCCTTGGGCTTTTGTTTGCGTCCTTTGGCTATAAGGTTGCCTTAGCTTATGTGGTCTTTGGAGTATCCGTTGCCATCTTTAGCGGTTTTATCATAGAAAGGCTAAACCCAAGGCACCTTATAGAGGATTATGTCTTTGAGCTGAAGTTTGGAGAGGTTCAGGAAAAGGAGATCTCTTTTAAGGACAGGATAAACTTTGCCCTTGGCAACCTAAAGGAGATTTTAAAAAAGGTCTCTCCTTACATAATTGTGGCAATAGGTGTGGGAAGCTTTATTCATAACTATGTGCCAGAAGAGACTGTAAGAGAACTAATGAAGTCCGCGGGATTTTTATCTGTTCCTGTGGCGGTGTTGGTGGGTGTGCCTCTCTATTCTAATTCTGCGGGTATTTTGCCGGCTATCCAAGCCCTCATTGAAAAGGGAGTTCCCATTGGCACCGCCCTGTCCTTTATGATGGCAACCACTGCCCTTTCTGTGCCCGAGTTTGTGATCCTAAAGCAGATCATGAAACCAAAGCTGATCCTTATGTTTGCTGGCATCGTATCCATCTCAATAGTGATCGCAGGATACCTTTTTAACCTTTTGTTTGGGAGGTGA
- a CDS encoding arsenic transporter: MEKLLSLGIFLLTLFLVIAKPKNLGIGWSAWLGAITCLALGLVSFSDVVYITLLVWDATLAFVFLIFISIILDKAGFFEWMALKSIGYAKGNGILLFVSLMLLGAFISAIFANDGASLMLTPIIYSKIKHLNLPSATIMPYIMGSGFIADTASLPLVISNLTNIITAHFFGIDFWKFAFLMFLPNLVAIISSILVLYLFYKKSLIKRYDPEVLEAYPPKYAIRDPLVFAMGWLVILFIGVSFLVLELLKVQVPISVILGLCALLLTLATLKNRVVSVKEIALLTPWQIVFFSIGMYVVVYSLKKVGLTDSLVYAIRWLFEAGEPFSIVGTGLLSAFLSATMNNLPTVMIVNLSVKDAQLPESITQFLALANLVGTNIGPKLTPIGSLATLLWLHILEYKGVRVSWGYYMKVGFVLTIPVLLAVLFSLVFVYWLSPKP, from the coding sequence ATGGAAAAGCTCTTATCCCTTGGGATATTTCTTCTAACTCTATTTTTGGTTATTGCCAAGCCCAAAAATCTCGGCATAGGTTGGTCTGCGTGGCTGGGAGCCATCACCTGCTTAGCCTTGGGCTTGGTGTCTTTTTCTGATGTGGTCTACATTACCCTTTTGGTTTGGGATGCTACCCTTGCCTTTGTCTTTTTGATCTTTATCTCCATCATCTTAGACAAGGCGGGCTTTTTTGAGTGGATGGCTCTAAAGTCCATAGGCTACGCTAAGGGCAACGGAATTTTGCTTTTTGTCTCTCTTATGCTTTTGGGTGCATTTATCTCTGCCATCTTTGCCAACGATGGTGCGTCCTTGATGCTAACGCCCATAATCTACTCAAAGATCAAACACCTTAACCTGCCCAGTGCCACGATCATGCCCTACATAATGGGCAGTGGCTTTATTGCGGACACCGCAAGCCTTCCCTTGGTGATTTCCAATCTCACCAACATCATCACCGCCCACTTTTTTGGCATAGACTTTTGGAAGTTTGCCTTTTTAATGTTTTTGCCCAACCTTGTTGCCATAATCTCAAGCATCCTTGTCTTGTATCTTTTTTACAAAAAGAGCTTGATAAAACGATATGATCCGGAGGTGCTTGAAGCCTACCCTCCCAAGTATGCCATAAGGGACCCTCTGGTTTTTGCGATGGGTTGGCTTGTAATACTTTTTATTGGTGTTAGCTTTTTGGTTTTGGAGCTGTTAAAGGTCCAAGTGCCCATCTCGGTGATTCTCGGCCTTTGTGCCCTCTTGCTCACCCTTGCCACGCTGAAAAATAGGGTCGTGTCAGTCAAAGAAATAGCCCTTCTAACTCCGTGGCAGATTGTGTTTTTCTCCATTGGTATGTATGTGGTGGTTTATAGCCTAAAGAAGGTGGGGCTCACTGATAGCTTGGTGTATGCCATAAGATGGCTCTTTGAAGCTGGAGAGCCCTTTTCCATTGTGGGAACAGGACTGCTCTCCGCATTTCTTTCTGCAACCATGAACAATCTTCCCACGGTGATGATCGTCAATCTATCGGTAAAGGACGCCCAGCTACCTGAAAGTATCACCCAATTTTTAGCCTTGGCGAACTTGGTGGGAACAAACATAGGACCAAAGCTAACTCCCATAGGCTCTTTGGCTACCCTTCTCTGGCTCCATATTTTGGAATACAAGGGGGTGCGCGTATCTTGGGGATATTACATGAAGGTGGGCTTTGTGCTAACGATCCCTGTCTTACTGGCGGTGCTTTTTAGTTTGGTCTTTGTGTACTGGCTCAGCCCAAAACCATAA
- a CDS encoding arsenate reductase ArsC produces MKIGFICTGNSARSQMAEAYAKYFAKLYGKRVEIYSAGSQPAERVNPYAIRVMEEEGIDMSAHYPKSIEDIPYRELDVVITLCGDAKETCPVVPGARMEHWGLPDPAKYEGSEEEKLEFFRKIRDEIKRRVEELIKGI; encoded by the coding sequence ATGAAGATAGGTTTTATATGCACGGGCAATTCTGCAAGGAGCCAGATGGCAGAGGCATACGCCAAGTATTTTGCCAAGCTATACGGAAAACGGGTGGAAATTTACTCCGCCGGTTCCCAGCCTGCAGAGAGGGTAAATCCCTACGCCATAAGGGTTATGGAGGAAGAGGGCATAGACATGTCCGCCCACTATCCAAAGTCCATAGAGGATATTCCATACCGGGAGCTTGATGTGGTTATAACCCTCTGCGGAGATGCAAAGGAGACCTGCCCTGTGGTGCCCGGGGCACGGATGGAACACTGGGGACTACCGGACCCTGCCAAGTATGAGGGTTCTGAAGAAGAGAAGCTGGAATTTTTTAGAAAGATAAGAGACGAAATCAAAAGGAGGGTGGAGGAGCTTATAAAGGGAATCTGA